A region of Vitis riparia cultivar Riparia Gloire de Montpellier isolate 1030 chromosome 12, EGFV_Vit.rip_1.0, whole genome shotgun sequence DNA encodes the following proteins:
- the LOC117927271 gene encoding zinc finger CCCH domain-containing protein 44-like codes for MIGPRCEAWHCEGPLGESAGPFSLPMLKIWSDVNPYALKYRVWKVGECKDKAIFLSDLIHGPNEHSKDNFEVVEEKKQSLGIHHNESKMGDDGYDEQRVASKKKRSSKIECEAWHCLGPLGERPGPFSLPLLRRWSEINAGASKYKVWKVGQSEEQAIPLNDAISQILPIKSEKN; via the exons ATGATTGGGCCTAGATGTGAAGCATGGCATTGTGAGGGTCCTCTTGGTGAAAGTGCAGGGCCTTTTTCATTGCCTATGCTTAAAATCTGGAGCGATGTTAACCCTTATGCTTTAAAATATAGGGTTTGGAAGGTAGGAGAATGCAAAGATAAAGCAATCTTCTTGAGTGATCTTATTCATGGGCCCAATGAACATTCAAAGGACAATTTTGAAG ttgttgaagaaaagaaacaatctTTGGGGATTCACCATAATGAATCTAAGATGGGAGATGATGGCTATGATGAGCAGAGGGTTGCAAGTAAGAAAAAAAGGTCCTCTAAGATTGAATGTGAAGCGTGGCATTGTTTAGGTCCTCTTGGTGAGAGACCTGGGCCGTTTTCATTGCCATTGTTAAGGCGTTGGAGTGAAATTAATGCAGGTGCTTCAAAATATAAGGTTTGGAAGGTAGGACAAAGTGAAGAACAAGCAATCCCTTTGAATGATGCTATTTCCCAAATTTTACCTATAAAGTCGgagaaaaattga
- the LOC117926788 gene encoding disease resistance protein At4g27190-like: MAEFLGPVCLEMYKDLKGLFRRHAALRVDYAMTLQEKHKNLMEEVKKLRARKDDIVKNSQKDEGASNECKNWIGRVKVVEKEVRELEVKYNNEGKHSCRWVHCCSRYELSKDMVEKTKKVEILFEEGERWIEGTSVDKPLKLMRRKPPLDSEYMLPVHKVTEEKLVSFLRDEKIRRIGVWGIAGSGKTTIMNNLMSNEDSTSMFETVILVTVLDYWGVKELQDDIMRQLKLDMEGSADMVEKSARILKELQTKKCLILLDNFEREFELDEILGIHDNQHSSKVVLVSRSRDICIEMKAGDLIHVERLSPDDAWIMFKEIVGGVIDQFPRIEEVARLVAKECDGLPLLIDTVARNLRNDRDYSHWKSELKQLRTWKNLQGMDEVLQSLECCYNRLDDATKDCFLYGALYPEECKIYVDHLLECWISEGFIHDTSSFRDAHDAGHSILRDLINVSFLVRTENSKYVKMNKWPRTMALKISSQNNHYKLLVKPSDRLQYSPQNKEWHEASRISLMDSQLKKLPGTLDCANLLTLFLQRNKDLLDIPKMFLESMRSLQVVDLYGTGIASLPSSLSKLVCLKALYLNSCFKLMKLPSGVKALKCLEVLDIRGTKLDLLQVRSLIWLRCLRISFSNLPKVNHRKGTVSGFCSLEEFSICIDSSQQWIDNIAEATTREVATLKKLTSLQFCFPNLDCLKLFVERSPVWKDNSSFTFQFTVGCQDSAHSPILESVDYPIHNSLKLVDNEGTDEVFGKVLKETDVFGLIKHKQVYSLSDFDTGNMEKMLVCLIEGCDDIEVIIRSTGKREAVLRVLKDLYLRNLLNLVRIWQGHVPDGSLAQLTTLIFSKCPNLKNIFSKGLIQQLHGLQYLKVEECHQIEEIIMKSENRGLIGNALPSLKNLELVHLPRLRSILDDSFKWDWPSLDKIKISMCDELTRLPFRDQSATKLRRIEGQKSWWEALEWEDQAYKQRLYLLFHPL; this comes from the coding sequence ATGGCCGAATTCTTAGGGCCTGTGTGTTTGGAGATGTACAAAGATTTGAAAGGCTTATTCAGACGTCATGCTGCTCTCCGAGTTGATTATGCTATGACGCTTCAAGAGAAACACAAAAATTTAATGGAGGAAGTAAAGAAGCTGAGAGCAAGGAAAGACGACATAGTAAAAAATTCACAGAAAGATGAGGGAGCGTCAaatgaatgcaaaaattggattGGTCGCGTTAAGGTTGTGGAAAAAGAGGTGAGAGAACTAGAAGTAAAGTATAACAATGAAGGGAAGCATTCATGCAGATGGGTTCACTGTTGCTCACGATATGAGCTTAGCAAAGACATGGTAGAGAAAACCAAGAAAGTTGAAATTCTTTTCGAAGAGGGAGAGAGGTGGATAGAGGGAACTTCTGTTGACAAACCACTCAAGCTTATGAGGAGAAAACCTCCGCTTGATTCGGAATATATGCTACCAGTTCACAAAGTTACTGAGGAAAAACTAGTTTCTTTTCTAAGAGatgaaaaaataagaagaattgGAGTGTGGGGAATTGCAGGAAGCGGGAAAACTACAATAATGAATAACTTGATGAGTAATGAAGACTCCACTAGCATGTTTGAGACCGTCATTTTGGTCACCGTCTTGGACTATTGGGGCGTGAAGGAGTTGCAAGATGATATCATGCGACAGCTAAAACTGGATATGGAAGGCAGTGCAGACATGGTGGAAAAATCTGCAAGGATATTGAAAGAGTTACAGACAAAGAAGTGTCTGATTCTCCTTGACAACTTTGAGAGAGAGTTCGAGCTTGATGAAATATTGGGAATCCACGACAACCAGCACAGCAGTAAAGTAGTGTTAGTAAGCAGATCTCGTGACATCTGCATTGAGATGAAAGCTGGCGACTTAATCCATGTGGAGCGCTTGTCACCTGATGATGCTTGGATCATGTTCAAGGAAATAGTGGGCGGTGTCATTGATCAGTTCCCCAGAATCGAAGAGGTAGCTCGGTTGGTAGCTAAAGAGTGTGATGGCCTGCCGCTCCTGATAGACACAGTAGCGAGAAACCTCAGAAACGATAGGGATTATAGTCATTGGAAGAGTGAATTGAAACAGTTGCGGACATGGAAGAATCTTCAAGGCATGGATGAAGTGCTTCAATCCCTGGAGTGCTGTTACAATCGTTTGGATGATGCCACAAAGGATTGCTTCTTGTACGGGGCATTATATCCTGAAGAATGTAAGATTTACGTAGATCACTTGCTAGAGTGTTGGATATCTGAAGGTTTTATTCATGATACGAGTAGTTTTAGAGATGCTCATGATGCGGGGCATTCGATATTGCGTGATCTTATCAATGTATCATTCCTAGTGAGAACTGAGAACAGTAAGTACGTGAAGATGAACAAATGGCCTCGGACTATGGCCCTTAAGATCTCCTCACAAAATAATCATTACAAACTTTTGGTGAAGCCATCTGATAGATTACAGTATTCCCCACAGAATAAAGAATGGCATGAAGCAAGTCGCATCTCTTTGATGGATAGCCAGCTGAAAAAGTTACCGGGGACCCTGGATTGTGCCAACCTCCTGACACTGTTTCTCCAGAGGAATAAGGACTTGCTTGATATTCCTAAGATGTTCCTCGAATCTATGCGCTCTCTACAAGTTGTAGACTTGTACGGCACTGGGATTGCATCACTGCCTTCTTCTTTATCCAAGTTGGTTTGCCTGAAAGCCCTTTATTTAAATTCTTGCTTCAAGTTGATGAAACTACCATCTGGTGTGAAAGCGCTTAAGTGTCTTGAGGTGCTTGACATTCGAGGGACTAAGCTTGATTTACTTCAAGTTAGAAGTTTAATATGGTTGAGGTGCCTGCgaatatcattttctaatttgCCCAAGGTAAACCACAGGAAAGGGACAGTTTCAGGTTTTTGTTCATTAGAAGAATTCAGTATTTGCATTGATTCATCTCAACAATGGATCGACAATATTGCAGAGGCAACCACCAGGGAGGTAGCCACCTTGAAAAAACTGACTTCTCTCCAGTTTTGCTTTCCTAATCTGGACTGTCTTAAACTGTTTGTTGAGAGAAGCCCGGTGTGGAAGGACAATTCATCTTTCACATTTCAATTTACTGTTGGCTGCCAAGATTCTGCCCATTCTCCAATTCTCGAGTCGGTTGACTATCCCATCCACAATAGCTTGAAATTGGTTGATAATGAAGGCACTGATGAAGTGTTTGGAAAGGTGCTCAAGGAAACTGATGTATTTGGATTAATCAAACACAAGCAAGTTTACAGCCTATCAGATTTTGACACCGGCAACATGGAAAAAATGTTAGTTTGCTTGATTGAAGGGTGTGATGACATTGAGGTCATTATCCGTAGTACTGGAAAAAGAGAAGCGGTGCTAAGAGTCTTGAAAGATTTGTACTTAAGGAATCTCCTAAATTTGGTACGCATTTGGCAAGGGCATGTTCCTGATGGAAGTCTGGCTCAGCTAACCACTCTAATATTTAGTAAATGCCCAAATTTGAAGAACATATTCTCCAAGGGTCTGATTCAGCAACTCCATGGCCTGCAATACTTGAAAGTTGAAGAATGTCATCAAATTGAAGAGATAATTATGAAATCTGAGAACCGAGGATTAATAGGCAATGCCCTTCCAAGTCTGAAGAACCTAGAACTTGTTCATCTTCCCCGGCTCAGAAGCATTTTAGATGATTCATTCAAGTGGGACTGGCCATCTTTAGACAAGATTAAAATATCTATGTGTGACGAGTTGACGAGGTTGCCTTTCAGGGACCAAAGTGCAACCAAATTGAGACGTATTGAAGGGCAAAAATCATGGTGGGAGGCACTAGAATGGGAAGACCAAGCCTACAAACAGAGATTGTATTTGCTTTTTCATCCTCTATAA